The window GCACCTGTATTAAATCCTGTTTTTACAACAGATACAACAGTGCAAGGCATTGGGGCGAAGAATTCGACTCTATATCTAACTATGGGAGCAGATAAGTATCAAGAAGACATCGGAGCAACAGGTGTGTTTAAGGTTACTTTAGATGCTAACTATGCTAGCGGTACTCAGATTACGGCTTATACACAAGATGCTGCAGGAAATAAAAGTTTAGTTTATACAGGAGTTGTTGTAAAAAATGAATTAACAGCACCCGTACTAAACAAAGTAACAGAAAAAGATACATCGATTACAGGAAAAGCGCCTGCAAATACAACATTATATCTCCAAATTGGTTCAGACAAATATGAAGAAGATGTTAATAGTAATGGTGTCTTTTCAATGGCATTAGATAATTCATATCCGATTGGTACTAAAATTACAGCGTATGTTAAAGATAGTAATGGACAACAAAGTGATGTCGCTACTTATGAAGTTGAAGCTGCAGAAGATATTTATTTAGAGAAATTTACTTCTGGAGATATTTGGTTAAAAGGAAAGACCTTTGCGAATGCTGTAATTTCAGCAAAAGTCGATAATTATCGTGCACGTGTTTATGAAGGCGAAGCTGATTCAAATGGAAATTTTGCAATTGAATTTTCTAGAAACTATCCTGCTGGAGCGACGATTGAAGTAACAGCAACTGACCCACTAACGGGAGTGAGTTCTGTTAAAACCGTTCAAATTTATCCAAAAGCCCCAACGATTTATACAATTCAATCGGGAGATACGAAAATTTCAGGAATTGCAGATCCAAATGCGCAGGTATTTGTTCAAGTAAACAATGAGATTTTTGAAGGTACCGCAGATGAAGCTGGTTCTTATACAGTTAAAGTAGCAACAGTACCTTTATACGCAGCAATTGCTGTATATCAAGTAGTAAATAATATTCATAGTGAGAAAACAGAAATAACAGTTGAACAATAGAAAAACTAGGAGGAAAGAGAAGATGAATAAATTAAAATTAGTTGGTTTAGGAGCGATCCTATGTTGTGGGTTAGCATTAAGCCAAACAGATGCCGGTGCGGCGACAATCAGTAAAAATGAATTACAAGGAAATCAAATGAGTACCAAAGTAGTCAATTTTAAGAATAGGAGTCTATCAGCGAATATTCTTGAGGCAATCCAAAAAAATCGTGCAGGAGCAGACTTTACTAGTTTTCATTACTATGGTATTGCAGGCTTATCTCCTACAGCCAATTATGTAAACAAGGATGGTTATGTAACTACAAAAACAACCTCAATCCATATCAATCAAACAAATGATACGTACTATGAATTAATAGATGTAAACTCTGGGACAATTCTTTCAACTGGAAGAGTTGTTGGGCAACAGATCTATTTTGATACTATTACCTTATATACAAATGGAGATTACCGTATATTAGGCAATTACAATGAAATTGCCCAATTCGATGTATATGAAGCCGCTGAAAATAAAATTCCAGTCATTAAAGCAGAGGATAAAACGATTCGTCTTGGTGATAGTTTTAAACCATTAGAGGGTGTAACTGCCACGGATGAAGAAGACGGAAACTTAACAAGTAGCGTTGAGGTGGAATCAAACAACGTGAATACTGATAAAGCAGGAGTTTATTCCGTTACTTATACAGTTACAGATAGTGATGGTGGTATTGGAACGAAGACCATCAAAGTAACAGTTCTATCTAAAAATACACCACCAACTATTCATGCAGAAGACCGTACGATTTATGTTGGCGATACATTTGATCCACGAGAGGGCGTAACAATTTGGGATGCCGAGGATGGCATTATCCCTATTGAAAAACTTTTTATCAGCCTTAATGAAGTCGATACGACAAAAATTGGAACCTATAAAGTTATTTATATGGTTCTGGACTCTGGTGGTACATTAGGCATGAAACAAATTAGTGTAACGGTTATTGAGCGTGAAGTAGAATTACCAGCCCCAGAATTGAATACAGTATTAAATACAGATACAACCGTTGAGGGAAAAGCTACTAAAAATACAACTCTTTATTTAACCATTGCTGGTGATAAATATCAAGAGACTGTTGGTGATAATGGTACATTTTCGTTAACTTTAGATCAAACGTATGCAGCTGGATCCGCTATTGAAGCTTATGTTAAAGATGATGCAGGTCATACAAGTGCTGTTTATACTGGAACTGTTCAAAAAAATACATTTGAAAAGCCTGTTTTAGATAAATTAACAGACAAAGATACACTTTTCACAGGTAGTGGACGTGCAAATACAACGTTAGTATTCAAAATTGGTAATGACAAGTATGAATCAGCTATTAATGAGAATGGTTTATTTAAAGCTACTTTAGACCAAACTTACCCAGTTGATACAGCAATTGAAGCGTATATCTTAGATCCTGCAACAAATGAAAAGAGTGAAATTAGTTACGCAAAAGTTGTTGCAGCAGAAGAAATCTCAATAAATAGAGTGACGTCAATTGATAAATTAATTACTGGAACAACTTTTGCTAATGCAACGATTGAAGTAAAGGTCTTCGGTTACCGTGACCGCATTTATGAGGGTGCCTCAGATGAGAATGGGAAATTTAACATTAATTTTACTAGATTTTATCCAGCTGGGACTAGTATGACAGTGAAGGTAATAAATCCTGTTACTGGACATGAATTTTCTAAAACAGTCCAAGTTTATCCAAGAAAACCATCAATCACTGCTATTTTAAGTGGCGATACAAAAGTAGAAGGTTTAGCAGATCCACTTGGAGAAATCTTTGTTACTGTAAACAACAAAGTAACTCAAGGTATTGCAGATAGTGCTGGAAACTATTTAGTGAGAGTGAATGAAGCGATTCCTCAAGCTGCTTCAGTTTCAGTTTATCAAGTCGTTAAAGGAATTAAAAGTGAACCAACAGAAGTAATTGTTGAACAATAAGTATAAAGTGGAGGATTTAATAGTGAATAAATTAAAATTAGTGGGATTAGGTGCAATTTTATGTTGCGGCTTAATGCTGAGTCAAGTGAATGCGGAAGCAGCTAAAAATAGCGAAAAAAATGTAAAAGAAAATATTCTTGAATCAATGATTGTGAACCAAATGAAGATGAAATCAGCTATTTTAAACAGCTTGAATGTACAAGGAAATTTACTTGAAACAATGCAAATAAATCGTGAGGGTGCAGAGCTTACTAGTTTTAACTATACTGGTCAAACAGGACTATTTCCTCAAGGCAATTTTGTGAATAAAAAAGGCTATTTAACAACAGATACAACGATGATTCGTATACAGGGATCAGATCAACTATCTTATCGATTAATGAATTTTGCATCGAATCAATTAATTGCAATTGGAGAAGGAACGGGCTCAGAAATTTCGTTTAATTTATTGAGCTTATCAACTACATCTGATTATGGGATTGTTAGTGTCGATAGAAACGGTGTTCAAAAAGAATTAATTCGATTTGATGTACACCCAGCTAACGATACCCCTCCAATTATTCATGCAGAAGACAAAGAAATTCCATTTGGTAGTGATTTTAAAGCTCTAGAAGGTGTCACCGCTGAAGATATTGAAGATGGTGATTTAACTGATTCAGTCCAAGTTGTTTATGATGGGGTTGATACTCAATTAGCAGGTATCTATGATGTGAGATACGAAGTAATAGATAGTGAAGGAAATATTGGAACGAAATCAATTAAAGTTACAGTTCTAGAGAAGAATGCAGCACCAGTAATCCAAGCAGAAGATCGCACAATTTATGTTGGCGATACATTTGTAGCGTTAGAAGGCGTAACCGCTGAAGATGCCGAAGACGGAAACCTAACAAGTAAAATCGAAGTGGTTTCAAATGATGTAAACACTCAAAAAGCAGGCATTTATGAAGTGACGTACCAAGTAAAAGATAGTGCTGATGAAATTGGAACAAAAACGATTAAAGTAACAGTTTTAGAAAGAAACAAAGTACCAGTGATTAAAGCTGAGGATCGTACAATTTATGTTGGCGATACATTTGTAGCGTTAGAAGGCGTAACCGCTGAGGATGCCGAAGATGGAAACTTAACAAGTAAAATCGAAGTAGTTTCAAATGATGTAAACACTCAAAAAGCAGGCATTTATACGGTGAGTTATCGAGTAAAAGATAGTGCGGGTGAATATGGAACGAAAACGATTAAAGTTACGGTTTTAGCAAGAAATACAGCCCCAGTCATTAAAGCCGAAGATCGCATGATTCGTGTTGGTGATACGTTTGATGCCTTAGAAGGCGTAACTGCTGAAGATGCTGAAGACGGAAACTTAACAAGTAAAATTGAAGTAGTTTCAAATAATGTAGATACTCAAAAAATGGGTATTTATGAAGTGACGTATGAAGTAAAAGATAGTGCTGGTGAAGTTGGAACGAAAACAATTAAAGTTACGGTTTTAGCAAAAAATACACCACCAGTAATTAAAGCTAAAGACAGTACAATTTATGTTGGTGACACATTTGATGCGTTAGAGGGTGTCACAGCTGAGGATGCTGAGGATGGTGACCTAACTTCTGAGATTGTTGTAGTACTTGACCAAGTGGATACATCAAAAGTTGGTGAATACCAAGTCTTGTATTCTGTTACAGATACAGCTGGATCAATTGTTAGAAAAAGTGTGACAGTTAACGTTATTGAACGTGCAACTGAATTACCAGCACCGCAATTAAATCCAGTTTTCAATACAGATACAGCAGTTGAAGGAAAAGCAACTAAAAATACAACTCTTTATCTAACGATTGCTGGCGATAAATACGAAGAATCAGTTAATGAAAATGGTAATTTTTCAGTTGTATTAGATCAAACATATGCAGCTGGATCAACTATTGAAGCTCATATTAAAGATGCTTCAGGTCACACCAGTGCTTCTTATATTGGAACAGTGCAAAAACATGATATCCAAAAACCGGTTTTAGATAAATTAACAGATAAAGATCTTAGTTTATCAGGTAGTGGGCGTATGAATACAACCTTAATGGTAACCATTGGGAATGATCATTATGCAACAGGTATTAATGAAAATGGCTTGTTTAAATTAGTCTTAGATCAAACGTATCCAGTTGGAACAGCAATTGAAGCTTATATCTTAGACTCTACAACTGGTGAAAAAAGTGAAGTCACTTATGCAAAAGTTGTCGCTTCAGAGGATATTTTCTTAAATAGAGTAACGTCAATTGATAAAGGAATCTCTGGAAAAACATTTGCTAATGCAGATATCAAAGTTAGAGTTTTCAATTATCGTGACAGAATATATGAAGGAAAATCAGATGAAAATGGAAACTTAACTTTTGTATTTACAAGAGCTTATCCAGCCGGTACAAGTATCACTGTAACAGTTACAAATCCAATTACAGGGAATACTTTTGAGAAAACAATTCAAATTTATCCTAGAAAGCCAACAATTAATACGATTGTAAGTGGCGATAAAAAAGTGGAAGGCTCTGCAGATCCGCTTGGACAGGTAGTTGTTACTATAAATAATCAAGTTACTGAAGGCATTGCTGATAGTGCTGGAAATTATTTAGTGAGAGTGAGTGAAGAAATTCCTCAAAATGCCTCAGTTTTAGTCTATCAAGTTGTTGATGGAATCAGAAGCGAAGCAACAGAACTAATAGTTACACAATAAAAAAAGGAGGAGATACAGTGAAAAGAATAAAGTTCGTTGGTTTAGGAGCAATCTTATTTTGTGGCTTTGTTTTAGCCCAATCAAATGCAGAGGCAACTAAAGTAAATTCA is drawn from Carnobacterium gallinarum DSM 4847 and contains these coding sequences:
- a CDS encoding Ig-like domain-containing protein — encoded protein: MRIEKISSRVLICGLVLGCGLIFDSSIGSASQVTSGKLLENRLETVLSAKSLNKAQLESFYHTGYADANPMADYVVAGYPTNQTTTIQMQRVQNYNRYVLIDGEFGGVGEVAVGEVVGETVTFKNFQLKANNHYSVFADNQEHVLFFETGGYNNTNPVISVIPVIRIPLGGDFNPLDNVTAWDKEDGFLTSKINVTKNTVDVNTVGTYEVDYEVYDSDGGRGTASARVIVFDDGSSNQAPVIEASDQTINVGDIFKPLEKVKATDPEDGDITSKVEVKTNEVDNSKAGKCRVSYYVEDSKGKSATKDITVTVIENTSIPAPVLNPVFTTDTTVQGIGAKNSTLYLTMGADKYQEDIGATGVFKVTLDANYASGTQITAYTQDAAGNKSLVYTGVVVKNELTAPVLNKVTEKDTSITGKAPANTTLYLQIGSDKYEEDVNSNGVFSMALDNSYPIGTKITAYVKDSNGQQSDVATYEVEAAEDIYLEKFTSGDIWLKGKTFANAVISAKVDNYRARVYEGEADSNGNFAIEFSRNYPAGATIEVTATDPLTGVSSVKTVQIYPKAPTIYTIQSGDTKISGIADPNAQVFVQVNNEIFEGTADEAGSYTVKVATVPLYAAIAVYQVVNNIHSEKTEITVEQ
- a CDS encoding Ig-like domain-containing protein, encoding MNKLKLVGLGAILCCGLALSQTDAGAATISKNELQGNQMSTKVVNFKNRSLSANILEAIQKNRAGADFTSFHYYGIAGLSPTANYVNKDGYVTTKTTSIHINQTNDTYYELIDVNSGTILSTGRVVGQQIYFDTITLYTNGDYRILGNYNEIAQFDVYEAAENKIPVIKAEDKTIRLGDSFKPLEGVTATDEEDGNLTSSVEVESNNVNTDKAGVYSVTYTVTDSDGGIGTKTIKVTVLSKNTPPTIHAEDRTIYVGDTFDPREGVTIWDAEDGIIPIEKLFISLNEVDTTKIGTYKVIYMVLDSGGTLGMKQISVTVIEREVELPAPELNTVLNTDTTVEGKATKNTTLYLTIAGDKYQETVGDNGTFSLTLDQTYAAGSAIEAYVKDDAGHTSAVYTGTVQKNTFEKPVLDKLTDKDTLFTGSGRANTTLVFKIGNDKYESAINENGLFKATLDQTYPVDTAIEAYILDPATNEKSEISYAKVVAAEEISINRVTSIDKLITGTTFANATIEVKVFGYRDRIYEGASDENGKFNINFTRFYPAGTSMTVKVINPVTGHEFSKTVQVYPRKPSITAILSGDTKVEGLADPLGEIFVTVNNKVTQGIADSAGNYLVRVNEAIPQAASVSVYQVVKGIKSEPTEVIVEQ
- a CDS encoding immunoglobulin-like domain-containing protein; this translates as MNKLKLVGLGAILCCGLMLSQVNAEAAKNSEKNVKENILESMIVNQMKMKSAILNSLNVQGNLLETMQINREGAELTSFNYTGQTGLFPQGNFVNKKGYLTTDTTMIRIQGSDQLSYRLMNFASNQLIAIGEGTGSEISFNLLSLSTTSDYGIVSVDRNGVQKELIRFDVHPANDTPPIIHAEDKEIPFGSDFKALEGVTAEDIEDGDLTDSVQVVYDGVDTQLAGIYDVRYEVIDSEGNIGTKSIKVTVLEKNAAPVIQAEDRTIYVGDTFVALEGVTAEDAEDGNLTSKIEVVSNDVNTQKAGIYEVTYQVKDSADEIGTKTIKVTVLERNKVPVIKAEDRTIYVGDTFVALEGVTAEDAEDGNLTSKIEVVSNDVNTQKAGIYTVSYRVKDSAGEYGTKTIKVTVLARNTAPVIKAEDRMIRVGDTFDALEGVTAEDAEDGNLTSKIEVVSNNVDTQKMGIYEVTYEVKDSAGEVGTKTIKVTVLAKNTPPVIKAKDSTIYVGDTFDALEGVTAEDAEDGDLTSEIVVVLDQVDTSKVGEYQVLYSVTDTAGSIVRKSVTVNVIERATELPAPQLNPVFNTDTAVEGKATKNTTLYLTIAGDKYEESVNENGNFSVVLDQTYAAGSTIEAHIKDASGHTSASYIGTVQKHDIQKPVLDKLTDKDLSLSGSGRMNTTLMVTIGNDHYATGINENGLFKLVLDQTYPVGTAIEAYILDSTTGEKSEVTYAKVVASEDIFLNRVTSIDKGISGKTFANADIKVRVFNYRDRIYEGKSDENGNLTFVFTRAYPAGTSITVTVTNPITGNTFEKTIQIYPRKPTINTIVSGDKKVEGSADPLGQVVVTINNQVTEGIADSAGNYLVRVSEEIPQNASVLVYQVVDGIRSEATELIVTQ